The following are from one region of the Sorghum bicolor cultivar BTx623 chromosome 2, Sorghum_bicolor_NCBIv3, whole genome shotgun sequence genome:
- the LOC8084962 gene encoding CBL-interacting protein kinase 31 produces the protein MYRAKRAASLKAKRRVGKYELGRTIGEGTFAKVRIAKNLDNGDHVAVKILDKAKVHKNRLAEQIRREICTMKLIQHPNVVRLYEVMGSKTRIYIVLEFVMGGELHDIIATSGRLKEEEARRYFQQLINAVDYCHSRGVYHRDLKLENLLLDVAGNLKISDFGLSALSDQVKNDGLLHTTCGTPNYVSPEVIDDKGYDGALADLWSCGVILFVLLAGCLPFEDDNIASLYKKISEAQFTCPSWFSAGAKRLINRILDPNPSTRITIPQVQKDPWFKKGYKQPVFYEQCQASLDDVDAAFGDSEEHHVTEEMEGQPASMNAFELISMNKGLNLDNFFESDKKYKRETRFTSQCPPKEIIDRIEEAAKPLGFDIQKKNYKMLMENPKAGRKGNLNVETEVFQVAPSLHVVELKKAKGDTLEFQNFYKTLSTELKDVVWACDDEIQDRSSSP, from the exons ATGTATAGGGCTAAGAGGGCTGCTTCGCTCAAAGCGAAGCGCCGCGTTGGCAAGTATGAGCTCGGACGCACCATTGGGGAAGGAACATTTGCAAAGGTCCGGATCGCCAAGAACTTGGACAATGGGGATCATGTTGCTGTCAAGATCCTTGACAAGGCAAAGGTTCACAAGAACAGACTGGCTGAACAG ATTAGGAGGGAAATCTGTACCATGAAGTTAATACAGCATCCCAATGTTGTTCGCCTGTACGAG GTGATGGGAAGTAAAACAAGGATTTACATTGTGCTGGAGTTTGTTATGGGTGGAGAGCTCCATGATATCATT GCCACAAGTGGAAGATTGAAGGAGGAGGAAGCGCGTAGATACTTTCAGCAGTTGATCAATGCTGTAGACTATTGCCACAGTAGGGGTGTATACCACAGAGACTTGAAG CTAGAGAACCTGTTACTCGATGTTGCTGGAAACCTCAAGATTTCAGATTTCGGGTTAAGTGCTTTATCAGACCAAGTGAAG AATGATGGATTGCTGCATACTACATGTGGAACACCTAACTATGTTTCTCCAGAG GTTATTGATGACAAAGGCTATGATGGTGCCCTTGCTGACCTTTGGTCTTGTGGGGTGATCCTTTTTGTGCTGCTCGCAGGATGTCTGCCTTTCGAGGATGACAACATCGCATCCCTTTATAAAAAG ATCTCAGAAGCTCAGTTTACTTGTCCATCTTGGTTTTCTGCTGGAGCAAAGAGGTTGATCAACAGAATTCTGGATCCTAACCCTTCCACT CGCATTACAATTCCTCAAGTACAAAAAGATCCATGGTTTAAAAAAGGTTACAAGCAACCTGTTTTTTATGAACAATGTCAAGCTAGTCTAGATGATGTTGATGCCGCCTTTGGAGACTCAGAG GAACATCATGTGACAGAGGAAATGGAAGGGCAACCTGCCTCGATGAATGCATTTGAATTGATTTCAATGAACAAGGGGCTGAATCTGGATAATTTTTTTGAATCTGATAAG AAGTACAAGCGAGAAACGCGATTCACATCACAATGTCCTCCGAAAGAAATCATCGATAGAATAGAAGAAGCTGCTAAGCCACTTGGGTTCGATATCCAAAAGAAAAATTACAAG ATGCTAATGGAGAACCCAAAAGCAGGAAGGAAAGGAAATCTAAATGTTGAGACTGAG GTTTTCCAAGTGGCTCCATCGCTTCATGTGgttgagctgaagaaggcaaaGGGAGATACTCTGGAGTTTCAAAAT TTCTACAAAACTCTGTCCACAGAGCTGAAGGACGTCGTTTGGGCGTGTGATGATGAAATCCAAGACAGAAGCTCCTCGCCATGA